ATAATTGTCCGCTTTTTATTTCTCCAAAGATTTAAATATGCAATTTTAAATATAGTAATTTTCTTAATAGAAGCTCTTTCTTTTCTACCCTCATAAAGTTGTACACCATTATATTTTATGGCTTCCACCGCAGGTATTTTTGAAGAAAGCTTTCCTGGTTTTCTAAGAGAAATGCTTACCGTAACTAGGCTTATTAAAGCTGAAATAACTATTATATAGGGTGAAAATTTTATTTCTATAAAATACTGTGAAAATACTAATTTTATAGCATAACACAGAATATGTCCCAGTATAATTCCCAGCGGAATTCCTATGATGGATAAAATTAAACCTTCTCTGAATATGAGCTTTCTAATTTGCTTCTTAGTGGCACCAAGGGCTGCAAGTAATCCAAATTGCCTGATTCTCTCTATAACAGATATATAAAATATATTATAAATAACTATAATCGTTGCAAATATTACAATTAAACCTATAATAACAAAAGGGATTATTGCTTGAACATCTCCACCACTTGCCTGAATATATGTCTTATTAGCATCTATATCTTTATCCTTAAGACCTATACTGCGTCCAACATCTAAAACAGCTTTTTCTATATTTCCATGATTCTTAACTCTTACAAAAAAAGTTCTCTCTACATTTTGTGTATTTTGTAATACAAATTCCTTTGATAATATAGCTGAACTTGCATTTTGTGATTTATCCATTTTATTATCCTGAAGTATACCACTTATAACAAAATCATTATTTATAGAGTTAGCTTCATCTTCAATATGAATTGTATCTCCTATTTTCCAATTTACTTTTAATTTATCCAGTATCCAACCTTCAATGGCTATTTCATTAATTTTTGTTGGTAATTTTCCTTCCCTTAATTTTGTATTTGTCATATCTAAGGTTGAAGGACTAGCATATATTAAGGCTATTATTGGATCTCCTGCTTTTGCCTGTTTTACATTTCCAAGTGGAATATATTCACCTACCTTTTCAACATTTCTATTATTTTTAAGTATTTCAAATTGTTTATCACTTACATTAGTATACCTAGCATGATAATTACCTCCTGCTTGTTCAACTGCTGAGTTTTTCAACATGTTCTGAATACTATAGGCAAAAATACCCACTGAAGTTACTAGACAGGTAGATAATATTATAGTTAAGATAACTAATATATTTTTAGTTTTATAAGCTCTTAAACTTTTTTTAGCAAGATTAGATATAGTGTTCATTGTTATACCTCCCCTGCCTTAACTTTTCCATCTTCTATTCTGATTACCCTATCTCCCATCTGCGCAATTTTATCATCATGGGTTATCATAATTAAGGTTTGATGATACTTTTTAACAGACATTTTAAGAAGAGACATTACCTCCTGGGCTGTTTTAGAGTCAAGATTTCCCGTTGGCTCATCTGCCAGTATTATTGATGGCTTTGAAGCAAGAGCTCTTGCAATGGCTGTACGCTGCTGCTGTCCTCCGGATATTGCATTTGGAAGTGAATTCTTCTTATGATAAATATCTAAAGTTTCCATAAGTTCCCTTACATAGACTTCATCAACTTCCTTGCCATCCAGTCCTATAGGTAAAATAACATTTTCCCACACATTTAAAATTGGTACAAGATTGTATGCTTGAAAAACAAAGCCTATCCTCCTTCTTCTGAATATGGCAAGCTTTTCATCATCCATTGAAAATATATCATTATTTTCAATAAGAACCTTTCCTGAAGTAGGTCTGTCCAGTCCTCCAAGCATATTCAAAAGAGTACTTTTACCAGAACCTGAGGTTCCTATTATAACCACGAATTCTCCTTCTTCTACACTTAAATTAATATCATCCACCGCTTTTACCAAATTTTCATCTTTTCCATAATACTTTTTTAATGACTTTGTTTCTAATATTTTCATAAATATTATCCCTCTTTTCTCCATCCTTAAATGTATAAATAATAATTTTAAGATTTCTAATATAATTAGAGGATAACACTTTTAAATTACAACTTACTTTCAAAATCACTTACATTTTTGTAAGAAAAGACTGAATTTACTTCCCTTACCTAACAAAGAATCAACCATTATGCTTCCACTCTGTTCTTCTAGTATCTTTCTAGAAAGATATAGACCTACACCAGAGCCTTCCTCTTCTTGAACCACGTCAGAATTACCTCTAAAAAATCTTTTAAAAATTTTATTGAAATCTTCTTTTGCAATACCAATTC
This genomic window from Clostridium pasteurianum DSM 525 = ATCC 6013 contains:
- a CDS encoding ABC transporter permease; translated protein: MNTISNLAKKSLRAYKTKNILVILTIILSTCLVTSVGIFAYSIQNMLKNSAVEQAGGNYHARYTNVSDKQFEILKNNRNVEKVGEYIPLGNVKQAKAGDPIIALIYASPSTLDMTNTKLREGKLPTKINEIAIEGWILDKLKVNWKIGDTIHIEDEANSINNDFVISGILQDNKMDKSQNASSAILSKEFVLQNTQNVERTFFVRVKNHGNIEKAVLDVGRSIGLKDKDIDANKTYIQASGGDVQAIIPFVIIGLIVIFATIIVIYNIFYISVIERIRQFGLLAALGATKKQIRKLIFREGLILSIIGIPLGIILGHILCYAIKLVFSQYFIEIKFSPYIIVISALISLVTVSISLRKPGKLSSKIPAVEAIKYNGVQLYEGRKERASIKKITIFKIAYLNLWRNKKRTIMTMLSLTMSGILFITVFSVVKSMNIDNLTKQEFKHEFALTSIDTKGSPLNDDLINRVKKIDGVREVSTEKLATNVFKDNVRSILYGYDDKLLDELKRHLIAGKIPIEDLKNSNEILVVTDYDNYNKGNFKYKIGDKINLTVKDNKSGESIKKQFTIAGIVSKNIANLGLMNGGDTFITHEDIFQRDEYKNLLSTAEDNKLAAAYINIDNSKFETIKSNIKSIIGDNNQIWYNSYTDNRKEIKNQFMGIQIIAGSVVGIIGLIGVLNLINTMVTSILTRKREYGMLEAVGLSKFQLRKMLQIEGLYYALTSSLISLIVGSALGYLCFKLFRKIGADYAEYEFPLMPIIVLVLVFIIVELLISYVIENKLKKQSIIDKIRYNE
- a CDS encoding ABC transporter ATP-binding protein; this encodes MKILETKSLKKYYGKDENLVKAVDDINLSVEEGEFVVIIGTSGSGKSTLLNMLGGLDRPTSGKVLIENNDIFSMDDEKLAIFRRRRIGFVFQAYNLVPILNVWENVILPIGLDGKEVDEVYVRELMETLDIYHKKNSLPNAISGGQQQRTAIARALASKPSIILADEPTGNLDSKTAQEVMSLLKMSVKKYHQTLIMITHDDKIAQMGDRVIRIEDGKVKAGEV